The following coding sequences are from one Halorubrum sp. BOL3-1 window:
- a CDS encoding signal peptidase I: MSLASRLSMPSARNLVVILILLATISPFAVFAVPELTGADEGYVVLSGSMEPALSPGDVVIVDASVPISVGDIITYRTGDTVPTTHRVVGERDGGYETKGDANDNVDAGLVVPDAIVGRVVITIPLVGHVILWANTPVGYVSLVVVPLMLLGVSELVAWARRESGASADESADSTRTVSDAESPADGNVEAAVPVIPAGVEGSGSSPADDGSDSDLTPDSNALPSADTVLLAVVDLKLTLLAMGVLFAYAGWNVYREFTITAAPTPLSVGALTAGLLGLLFAGWVTVAAWRADCVAEPAHSPALPVPDGGEASEDNDE; this comes from the coding sequence ATGAGCCTCGCGTCAAGGCTGTCGATGCCGAGTGCACGCAATTTGGTTGTGATTCTCATCCTGCTCGCGACAATCTCACCGTTTGCCGTCTTCGCTGTCCCGGAACTCACCGGGGCCGACGAAGGGTACGTCGTCCTTTCGGGCAGTATGGAGCCGGCGCTCTCGCCCGGCGACGTGGTCATCGTCGACGCATCTGTACCGATCAGTGTCGGTGACATCATCACCTACCGGACTGGCGACACTGTCCCGACGACACATCGCGTTGTCGGTGAGCGCGATGGGGGTTACGAAACCAAAGGAGACGCCAATGACAACGTTGATGCAGGACTTGTCGTCCCTGATGCGATCGTCGGACGTGTTGTAATCACTATCCCGCTTGTCGGCCACGTAATCCTGTGGGCGAACACACCTGTTGGGTACGTCTCGCTCGTTGTCGTCCCCTTGATGTTACTCGGCGTGAGTGAACTAGTCGCCTGGGCCCGCCGTGAGTCCGGAGCGTCTGCGGACGAATCGGCGGATTCAACGCGGACGGTCAGCGACGCCGAGTCGCCAGCGGACGGGAATGTTGAAGCGGCCGTGCCGGTCATCCCTGCCGGTGTCGAGGGGTCTGGCAGCAGTCCAGCCGACGATGGGTCGGACTCGGATCTAACCCCGGACTCCAACGCTCTACCGTCGGCTGATACAGTTCTGCTCGCGGTCGTGGATCTGAAACTCACGCTGCTGGCGATGGGAGTCCTGTTCGCGTACGCGGGATGGAATGTCTACCGCGAGTTCACCATCACTGCGGCACCGACGCCGCTGTCAGTCGGTGCGCTCACTGCAGGGCTGCTTGGCCTGCTCTTCGCCGGGTGGGTGACTGTCGCAGCCTGGCGGGCCGACTGCGTCGCCGAACCCGCTCACTCACCCGCGCTCCCCGTTCCGGACGGTGGCGAGGCCTCGGAGGACAACGATGAGTAA
- a CDS encoding SipW-dependent-type signal peptide-containing protein, translated as MDDKLRLSRRKMLAGIGVVGVASAGAGVGTSAFFSDEESFEDNTLTAGELDLLVDWQQTYDFGEGLTFVSAHPDHDGDGEQSIIDPETEEVLSYSDFPDETDPDSNGANIPELNCENIPPLSEADFGTDPVTEEEMDTLVQFSDVKPGDSGEITFSLHLCDNPGYLWMQADNVTEDGGMFTDPEEAVDPDNLGDLGDAIQARLWYDEDCDNVYDAVEPVDIMLTLDFSGSMLYEEYDGLISDDSISINGISGNPRSYNETTKIDLVELGTRQFVDFLQSANADVQVGVAYFDGEGSDDNIPRTGILQALTTDLSDVDDALAGLREKLANVVTGSAPSTPFDGDGDSDPFSSNGIATGTYIGEGVDDAQGELVTNGRTGVTYRNIVLSDGESFNGTGSTQFASPVGAADDARAASPSPETDVYTINVNGSASTLQAMAGAAGESGGDPVFFNDVNDPLDIPSVFGNLAAQATEEKVIMEDSLGAILDELADGNGIPLDGNRATLYDELNDSADDSDRDAFRGNGVMYCIGLSWELPFDEVGNEVQGDTLGFDLGFYTEQERNNDGAGPQLTT; from the coding sequence ATGGACGACAAACTCAGACTCTCTCGCCGCAAGATGCTCGCGGGTATCGGTGTTGTCGGCGTCGCCTCCGCGGGTGCCGGCGTCGGTACGAGCGCCTTCTTTTCCGACGAGGAGAGCTTCGAAGACAATACGTTGACCGCGGGCGAACTCGACCTGCTGGTCGACTGGCAACAGACCTACGACTTTGGCGAGGGGCTGACCTTCGTCAGCGCTCACCCCGACCACGACGGCGACGGCGAGCAGTCGATCATCGACCCGGAGACTGAAGAAGTCCTCAGTTACAGCGACTTCCCGGACGAGACCGATCCGGATAGCAACGGCGCGAACATCCCGGAGCTGAACTGCGAAAACATCCCGCCGCTGTCGGAGGCCGATTTCGGAACCGACCCCGTCACGGAGGAAGAGATGGACACGCTGGTGCAGTTCTCCGACGTGAAGCCCGGCGACTCAGGCGAGATCACGTTCTCGCTGCACCTGTGTGACAATCCCGGGTACCTCTGGATGCAGGCCGACAACGTCACTGAGGATGGTGGTATGTTCACTGACCCCGAGGAAGCGGTTGACCCCGACAACCTTGGCGACCTCGGTGACGCGATCCAAGCGAGACTGTGGTACGACGAGGACTGCGACAACGTCTACGACGCGGTCGAGCCGGTCGATATCATGTTGACGCTGGACTTCTCCGGCTCGATGCTGTACGAGGAGTACGACGGGCTCATCAGTGATGACAGTATCTCGATCAACGGAATTAGCGGAAACCCCCGTTCCTACAACGAGACGACGAAGATTGACCTCGTCGAACTCGGGACCCGCCAGTTCGTCGACTTCCTCCAGTCGGCGAACGCGGATGTCCAGGTCGGCGTCGCGTACTTCGACGGTGAGGGTAGCGACGACAACATACCCCGGACCGGGATCCTCCAGGCGCTGACGACCGACCTCTCGGATGTTGATGACGCGCTCGCAGGACTTCGGGAGAAGCTTGCGAATGTCGTGACCGGCAGCGCCCCATCGACGCCGTTCGACGGTGACGGCGACTCGGACCCGTTCTCCAGCAACGGTATCGCGACGGGCACCTACATCGGCGAGGGCGTTGACGACGCCCAGGGCGAACTCGTGACGAACGGCCGCACTGGAGTCACGTACCGGAACATCGTCCTCTCGGACGGGGAGTCGTTCAACGGGACCGGGAGTACGCAGTTCGCCTCGCCGGTCGGCGCGGCCGACGACGCCCGTGCGGCGTCGCCGTCGCCTGAAACCGATGTCTACACCATCAACGTGAACGGCAGCGCGAGCACCCTTCAGGCGATGGCCGGTGCCGCGGGCGAGTCCGGCGGCGACCCGGTATTCTTCAACGACGTCAACGACCCGCTCGACATCCCGAGCGTGTTCGGAAACCTCGCGGCACAGGCCACAGAGGAGAAAGTCATCATGGAGGACAGCCTCGGGGCCATTCTCGATGAACTGGCGGACGGCAACGGGATCCCGCTCGACGGGAACCGCGCGACGCTGTACGACGAGCTGAACGACTCGGCCGACGACTCGGATCGCGACGCGTTCCGCGGCAACGGCGTGATGTACTGCATCGGGCTCTCGTGGGAGCTCCCGTTCGACGAGGTCGGCAACGAGGTCCAGGGCGACACCCTGGGCTTCGACCTCGGCTTCTACACCGAGCAGGAGCGGAACAACGACGGCGCCGGGCCGCAACTGACCACCTGA
- a CDS encoding SipW-dependent-type signal peptide-containing protein, translated as MTDDNNPQLYSLSRRKMLAGLGAVGLASAGAGLGTSAYFSDEETFENNSLTAGTLDMSVTADVVAANEYWVNQGGLDVSAVADDEDPVMGLTVDDIKPGDWGIICFEIEVGDNPGYVQVCTENFAEAGGANPDPEQEAEGDTDNDADLGEYLLTTVWQGYDGGPGGSKSDLNILDPVFNNNSDIIPLAYGKPDLGGVVDADQHHTTAREADAILDAANGGYIVKDDAGEPVVVGDDDNDADVYEFCLLIELPYEVGNVVQGDSVSFDLVFKTEQVRNNENPFNNSAPVNNSTPVNNSTGGQ; from the coding sequence ATGACAGACGACAACAACCCCCAACTGTACAGCCTCTCGCGGCGCAAAATGCTTGCTGGTCTCGGTGCTGTCGGCCTCGCCTCCGCGGGGGCCGGCCTCGGCACGTCAGCGTACTTCAGCGACGAGGAGACCTTCGAGAACAACAGCCTGACGGCCGGAACCCTCGACATGAGCGTCACCGCGGACGTGGTGGCCGCAAACGAATACTGGGTGAACCAGGGTGGCCTCGACGTGTCCGCCGTCGCCGATGATGAAGACCCCGTCATGGGTCTGACCGTCGACGATATCAAGCCCGGTGACTGGGGCATCATCTGCTTCGAAATCGAAGTCGGTGACAACCCCGGCTACGTACAGGTGTGCACGGAGAACTTCGCGGAGGCCGGCGGTGCCAACCCCGACCCCGAACAGGAAGCTGAGGGCGACACCGACAACGACGCCGATCTAGGTGAGTACCTGCTGACCACCGTCTGGCAGGGGTACGACGGTGGCCCCGGCGGCTCGAAGTCCGACCTGAACATCCTTGATCCCGTCTTCAACAACAACAGCGACATCATCCCGCTGGCCTACGGCAAGCCCGACCTCGGTGGTGTCGTCGACGCGGACCAGCACCACACCACCGCACGTGAGGCGGATGCCATCCTCGACGCGGCCAACGGCGGCTACATCGTCAAGGACGACGCCGGCGAACCGGTCGTCGTCGGCGACGACGACAACGACGCCGATGTATACGAATTCTGTCTCCTCATCGAGTTGCCCTACGAAGTTGGCAACGTCGTGCAGGGAGACAGCGTCTCCTTCGACCTCGTGTTCAAGACCGAACAGGTCCGGAACAACGAGAACCCGTTCAACAACTCCGCACCCGTGAACAATTCGACACCGGTGAACAACTCAACTGGTGGGCAGTAA
- a CDS encoding ISH3 family transposase: MPNKQQQADGEIHEDQLLNFLVNRLDEEVPLSLANNAEITAEDIYEVLVGACADGTSVSTLCASSQNSPAANTVLYHLRTKFEPDRLERVANTLLRKNLDELLPEQVEVCADLHLRPYYGDEDDTDDLYHSVAKRGTTAFHAYATLYARVTNKRYTLAVRRLRDGDTTSSVLAEFFGVLDGLDTGVKAVYLDRGFYDSKCLTLLQAHNYAYVIPIIRWGETIQQELSEGWSRVIQHDLTGKLDGHSWTVEFPVYIDCTYLNGKYDENGVARHGYAADAPFIDSPRDARYHYSKRFGIESSYRLFEQAIATTTTRDPTVRLLYVVVSLLLQNIWRYLHYEYVATPRRGGRRLWWWPYKEFVNMVRRAAWTALAVRRAVPANRPPDDRFYR, translated from the coding sequence GTGCCTAACAAACAGCAGCAAGCAGACGGTGAGATTCACGAGGACCAGCTTCTTAACTTTCTCGTCAACCGCCTTGACGAGGAAGTTCCGCTCTCCTTAGCCAATAACGCTGAGATCACTGCTGAGGACATCTATGAGGTCCTCGTCGGCGCTTGCGCCGACGGGACCTCTGTCTCTACGCTTTGTGCTTCGAGCCAGAACTCACCCGCTGCGAACACGGTCCTCTACCATCTCCGGACGAAGTTCGAGCCGGATCGGCTCGAACGAGTCGCTAACACGCTCCTGCGGAAGAATCTCGATGAACTGCTCCCCGAGCAGGTGGAGGTCTGCGCAGACCTCCACCTGCGGCCCTACTACGGTGACGAAGACGACACAGACGACCTCTATCACTCGGTAGCGAAGCGTGGAACTACTGCGTTCCACGCCTACGCCACACTCTACGCGCGTGTGACGAACAAACGCTACACGCTGGCGGTACGCCGTCTCCGAGACGGCGATACCACCAGCAGTGTCCTCGCTGAGTTCTTTGGTGTCCTCGACGGCCTTGACACCGGGGTCAAGGCCGTCTACCTTGATCGCGGATTCTACGACAGTAAGTGTCTCACGCTGCTTCAGGCGCACAATTACGCGTACGTGATCCCGATCATCCGGTGGGGTGAGACGATTCAGCAGGAGCTCTCGGAAGGATGGAGCCGCGTCATTCAGCACGATCTGACAGGGAAACTCGACGGTCACAGCTGGACCGTCGAGTTTCCCGTCTACATCGACTGTACGTACCTGAACGGGAAGTATGACGAGAACGGGGTGGCGCGTCACGGCTACGCCGCTGACGCGCCGTTCATCGACTCACCACGCGACGCTCGATACCACTACAGCAAGCGGTTCGGTATCGAATCAAGCTATCGATTGTTTGAGCAAGCGATAGCGACAACGACAACACGAGATCCAACGGTACGACTGCTGTACGTGGTGGTGAGTCTCCTCTTACAGAACATCTGGCGGTACCTTCACTACGAGTATGTGGCGACGCCCCGCCGAGGCGGGCGTCGCCTCTGGTGGTGGCCGTACAAGGAGTTCGTCAATATGGTTCGACGAGCTGCGTGGACGGCCCTCGCGGTGCGTCGGGCCGTCCCCGCGAATCGGCCACCTGACGACCGATTCTACCGCTAA
- a CDS encoding helix-turn-helix transcriptional regulator, giving the protein MYDLTGFQRDLLYVVAGLDDPHGLAIKDELEDYYEKEIHHGRLYPNLDTLVEKGLIEKSQRDRRTNEYTTTRRGTREIEARSEWEANYIDHDG; this is encoded by the coding sequence ATGTACGACCTTACTGGCTTTCAGCGCGATCTGCTGTACGTCGTTGCCGGACTAGATGATCCCCACGGGCTCGCGATTAAAGACGAGCTTGAGGACTACTACGAAAAAGAAATCCATCATGGTCGGCTCTATCCAAATCTCGATACGCTCGTTGAGAAGGGACTCATCGAGAAGAGCCAGCGCGACCGACGGACCAACGAGTACACCACTACCCGTCGGGGCACCAGAGAGATTGAAGCTCGGAGTGAATGGGAGGCCAACTATATTGATCACGACGGCTAA
- a CDS encoding tyrosine-type recombinase/integrase, with protein MGDEKHWMKPEQVEVMRDAAREGRHPRRDDAITTLLYDTGLRRGELARVDREMLDLDDGLLRLPTSVQKDYPNDSTPPPVTFELDRDSSLRTVTTLREFLKARSDDDPALVPSQKAGRMTGKGINDVVQRAARRAGVRPYCFSGRGRPEDVSAHTLRHSVAWRMLRIEEGNTLYDVRNRLRHASLLTTEREYDHFETI; from the coding sequence ATGGGTGATGAGAAGCACTGGATGAAGCCCGAACAAGTCGAGGTGATGCGCGACGCGGCTCGTGAGGGGCGTCACCCCCGGCGTGACGACGCGATCACCACCCTTCTCTACGACACTGGGCTCCGTCGCGGTGAGCTCGCCCGCGTGGACCGTGAGATGCTTGACCTCGACGATGGTCTGCTCCGGCTCCCGACATCAGTTCAGAAGGACTACCCCAACGACAGCACCCCGCCGCCCGTGACCTTCGAACTCGATCGGGACAGCTCCCTGAGGACCGTCACGACGCTTCGAGAGTTCCTCAAGGCTCGCAGCGACGACGATCCCGCTCTGGTGCCCAGCCAGAAGGCCGGTCGGATGACCGGCAAGGGGATCAACGACGTCGTCCAGCGAGCCGCTCGTCGCGCTGGCGTCCGTCCCTACTGCTTCTCGGGGCGAGGCCGGCCCGAGGACGTCTCCGCACACACACTTCGCCACAGCGTTGCCTGGCGGATGCTGCGGATCGAAGAAGGAAACACACTCTACGATGTCCGGAATCGTCTCCGCCACGCCTCACTTCTCACGACCGAGCGCGAGTACGACCACTTCGAGACGATTTGA
- a CDS encoding IS5 family transposase, whose amino-acid sequence MEIDILDFIEQCRHLAKQALGKHVGEPASGGFARWVHVVLHCFRVEETHSYRETPNRLKYMAEVRDALNLDLDDLPDHTTIYKSFDRLKMWVWRALLRVSAQQHPQSGHAAIDSTFFDRRRASSYFRQRAGRTIQTLKATTLTDVESLAVLDVHIAARWKHDTKTGPRVVRRNADDLQSVAADNGFQDWHTEYEIAAHDVEYLVHHRGSSAKATANNTLNQANGYSQRWMAETSYSTTKRSLGDAVRALSWYRQFREIVLMFAISNIEPLCEPL is encoded by the coding sequence ATGGAAATCGACATCCTCGACTTCATCGAGCAGTGTCGTCACCTAGCTAAACAAGCGTTAGGGAAGCACGTGGGCGAGCCCGCCAGCGGCGGGTTCGCCCGCTGGGTGCACGTTGTCCTTCACTGTTTTCGGGTCGAAGAGACCCACAGCTACCGTGAAACGCCGAATCGGCTGAAGTACATGGCCGAAGTTCGTGACGCTCTCAACCTAGATCTGGACGATCTTCCCGATCACACGACGATCTACAAATCGTTTGATCGGCTGAAAATGTGGGTGTGGCGGGCGCTGCTGCGCGTTTCCGCGCAGCAGCACCCGCAGTCTGGCCACGCTGCGATCGACAGCACGTTTTTCGACCGGCGACGTGCGTCATCGTACTTCCGACAGCGAGCCGGACGGACGATACAGACGCTCAAAGCGACGACATTGACAGATGTGGAATCGCTTGCTGTTCTCGACGTCCACATCGCAGCACGGTGGAAGCACGATACGAAGACCGGACCGCGGGTCGTCCGCCGAAACGCGGACGACCTGCAGTCCGTCGCCGCCGATAACGGCTTCCAAGACTGGCATACCGAGTACGAAATCGCCGCACATGACGTTGAATACCTCGTTCACCACCGCGGCTCGTCAGCGAAAGCAACCGCAAACAACACACTCAACCAAGCAAATGGCTACTCTCAGCGGTGGATGGCTGAAACATCCTACTCGACAACGAAGCGCTCGCTCGGCGATGCCGTGCGAGCGCTGAGCTGGTATCGACAGTTCCGTGAAATTGTCCTGATGTTCGCCATCAGCAACATAGAACCGCTGTGTGAGCCGCTGTAA
- a CDS encoding IS5 family transposase, translating to MTQISRFIEEVVPVAQRVTGDGGESAAPEGGGGFADYALVSLHCLRIYLDTSYRMTIDLLTEMPQIIGEIGLNAADLSAPSTLCKAFDRINMSVCRVLLRQSAQLHDLSEHAAIDATFYERSAASRHYCQRISYRVQKLKVTKLVDTASQAVLDVHCSTNREGSDADLAEQIARRNAGDLRSLAADKGYDKQSLREGLRDLGIRPLIKHRIFAPYDHAHNARIDDNRYNQRSMTETVNSAVKRSLGFAVRARSWFREFREIALICMVYNIKRFVKQ from the coding sequence ATGACACAAATCTCCCGCTTCATCGAGGAAGTTGTGCCGGTTGCTCAAAGAGTTACTGGCGATGGAGGCGAATCCGCCGCCCCGGAAGGCGGCGGCGGATTCGCCGACTACGCACTCGTTTCCCTCCACTGTCTGCGAATTTACCTCGACACATCCTATCGGATGACGATCGACCTACTCACAGAGATGCCACAAATAATCGGGGAGATCGGCCTCAACGCGGCCGATCTCTCCGCGCCGTCCACGTTGTGTAAGGCGTTCGACCGGATCAATATGAGCGTCTGTCGAGTGCTGCTGCGCCAGTCGGCGCAGCTACACGATCTCTCCGAACACGCCGCGATTGACGCCACATTCTACGAACGCTCAGCAGCGAGCCGCCACTACTGCCAACGAATCAGCTACCGCGTTCAGAAGCTCAAAGTCACAAAACTCGTCGATACAGCGTCTCAAGCTGTTCTTGACGTACACTGCTCGACGAACCGAGAAGGAAGCGACGCAGACCTTGCCGAGCAGATCGCCCGCCGGAACGCGGGCGATCTGCGGTCTCTCGCCGCCGATAAGGGCTACGACAAGCAATCGCTCCGCGAAGGATTACGCGATCTCGGGATCAGACCGCTGATCAAGCACCGCATCTTCGCGCCGTACGACCACGCACACAACGCCAGGATCGACGATAACCGCTACAATCAGCGCTCTATGACTGAAACTGTGAACTCGGCTGTGAAGCGCTCGCTCGGCTTCGCCGTGCGAGCGCGGTCGTGGTTCCGTGAGTTCCGCGAGATCGCTCTGATATGTATGGTCTACAACATCAAGCGCTTCGTCAAACAGTGA